The sequence CACAGCGCACATccctacacgcacacactcgtACGGGCACGACCAGCGAAGGTACGgatcttttttttctcgttgtGCTGTTGCGTACCTCTCTGTGCTCGTCGACCGCGCAGCTCGTCCCTCTTTACCGTCGCCTTTGCTTGTCATTTCTGCCCGAAGCGTCGGCCCGCATCAGAATGCGTGGGGTGGCAGTGTGTCGTGTGGGCACCACGGCTACATTGTGCTCTTCTTCCATGCTTGCTTCGCCCTCCCTGATGTCGGTAAACCGAGCCCTTCGCACTAAGGTTGGTATCAACACGAGTGAGCGTCTGCGCGCCGCTGAGCGGGATGAGCCAGCCACCAGCTctgcacggccgccgccgtcggcgatgGACCTGTCGTACATTACGGGCAAGATGCCCGACACCCTCGCAGCTTACCAGACCGAGCGTGCAGTGTGGTCCGCAACGACGTTCCGGTCGGCGTGGAGCAAGCTGCACAAGGCCTACGCGTCCTTTCTCGAGACGGACccggcgcgcgccgcagaGCTGCGGGCAAAAGATTGGCAGGGCCTCGCGCTGTACAACGCGTACGCGGAGACGTTGCATCTTatgtctctcctccccgccaCCCTGCGCACAGCCATCACGCAGCACCCCTCCTTCGATTACACTGAGGTGGAGGAGTTGTTTGTACACTTGGGCCAGGACGTCGAGGtacgcggcagtggcgggtGGGTCATtcagctgccgcctccgacgACGGCAGACCTGCAATACCTCGTGAAGCACATCGGCCGCTTTGGCGCCGACGGCCGCGGTTGTGTGGCGAACACGGCACACCGCGCTTCGGCCTGGCGCGGCCGCTTCGGCGAGGCGCTCGGTGTGACACTGCGAGTGGGGCGCTATGTGCCAGGTGCAGCCCGCGCACTTTTGCCGCTCGCACAGCGCGGTAGTCTTCTCATTCTGTCCAAAGCGGGTATGGGCAAGACAACTCTCTTGCgcgacctcgccgccgcgctagCGCAGGAGCCGGGAACGCCGCGCGTCACGGTCGTCGACACCTCCAACGAgatcggcggcgacggccccATACCTCTGCCCTACCTCGGCCGATGCCGTCGCATCCAGGTTGCCCGACGCGAGGACCAGGGCCGTGTAATGATGGAAGTGATTCAGAATCACACGCCAGAGTATCTCATCGTGGACGAAATCGCgacggaggaagaggcggaggctgcCTGGTCTATATCGCAACGCGGCGTTCATCTGATCGGCACGTGCCACGGCGAGCACCTTGAGGGGCTTTTACAGAACCGTGCGTTGAACCTCCtcgtcggtggcgccgcgcaggcgtTTCTGAGCAACGAGGagcggcgtctgcgcaaCAAGACAAAGAAGacggtgctggagcggcCGTACAGCTCGCCATTTTCCTTTCTCGTCGAGCTGCATGCGCGAAACCGAGGCCACCTCTACGTGGACGTAAACAAGGCGGTGGATCTGGTGCTCGATGAGCAGCCCGCGCAGTTGAACGCCGCAGTTGGCGCCGCAGTCGAGCTCAGCGCACTCCTTCCGAGCCGAGTGGAGAAGCTCTTGCGGTTgcaagaggagagaaagcggaAGCTCACATATGTTGCAGGCACGGACACGAACGACGACGAGGTTGACGAGGAAGACGATGGCACGGCGACATTTTCAAGTGCGACCCGGGGCACGGTGTACGAGGACGGCTACACGCTGCTGACTGACGATGGTAAAGATCCAGAGAGCAACCCCAGCATTGCCTCCTCGACGTATGCGGCGGCGAACCATGCAAGTGGTCGCCGCCCACACTGGCAGGCCGaaaagcagcggcgacaccgcAAGACGGACGAGGAGCTTTACAGGGAGCTGAAAGGCTTCTTCTGAGATGGCTGCCTCTTGGGCGCCAAAGACTGCCCGGTGCACGAATGCGGGCGGGCGCACCACGTGATGAGAGAATGCTGAGGTGACGAGGCGTTGATGTGGCTTAAAGGTTTCCATAACGGCGTCACGCATAACTCGGAggctgtgcggcagcgtgcgTCCGTGTGTCTGTTGGATCGCTCCGATCTGCCGATgatgccttctctctctctctcttcgttcttttttttatttgCTCACTTCTCACCCACCATCGCGCCTTGCTCCCtcctgcgcacacacgtcgGCCCTGTTTCCAAGGAGGCCAGGCAACGTGATGCCCTCCCCTACCTCTCAAgtaagagagagagccgtTCCGACTCCTCGACCGCTGCGCCCACCCCAGCTTCCCTTCTGAGCGGTTCCGCTGTCTTATTTCGTCACATCAGCACAGTACTGTTTACGAGGGGACATACACTCCTCAGTGGACGATATCCTCAGGGCCCAGTGGTGCCCGGTATCTGCGGGGGAAGAGAACTCAGGCagcctcccccgcccctaTGTATCCCCTGCCGATCCCAAGCCACGTCTGGTGTTGACAGGGTCCAAGTGCCGGCGGCGTAGGGAGGCCGGAGCGATGtattgctgctgatgtcggcggccaggtGATGGACAGTGTTCTGCTGGAGCGAGCGgcgaccgtgcacacgcttgtgccatccacatgatgggcagagtgtcAGCCTGGCTCGAGCGCAACCTATCACCCAGATCCCCTCGCACTGGCCTactgatgtgtgtgtgtgtgtgtgggagggcgGGAGGCCTGAGGCgcgtggggtgggtggagttTAATGCCGGGGCCGTGCTCGCAGGGTACCTCGTCAACGAGTGCACTGCGCTAGCTGTACATACGTTTTAGCGTTGTTGTCTGTGACGGCATGTGCGACCCGCCTTCCCTCTGTGGTGCGCTTTCGGGGTTTTTGTGGTGGCCAGTGCCAGCGCGAGGCACTCTCATGCCCGCGAGTTCTcgcttctgcgccgctgcggaggaCTTGGCCTTTGCGGACCGATTTGACCACCACGGCACGGCACGGTTTACAGGTTGTTTTGTGGGACGGGTCATGACCAAGCGGCGGGcatcgctggcggcgccgggtCATATGCCTGTGCTGAGTGGCCAGCGAACGGGACTGCGCAGTGGCCGCGTGATGCCGTGTTGACGTctgcgtggcggcgtcggcggtgtgCCGTGCCGTGGTGTCGCTATGGCTTGCACACGCCAGGTGTTCGTCAGTGGGTCAATCGTGTGGTGTGGTCCTCTCCCTGGCCGGCCGGGTCGTCATCTCGTGTCGGACACCCGGCGGCGCGAGCCGGCCCCCGCCCCGATGGCGTGTGGGCTGCGTGCGACGCTGCCTGGTGTGTGATGGAGAGCCTCCCGTGCCGCGAGGTGACTGTTAGGTGTGCAGCCCGACGTGGTGTGTATGAGCCCAGCTGGGACGTGGCAGCACAaccgcaacgccgctgctgcgcctttgCCGTtgagaagagggggagggcttACAGCTGTGCCCGTGTCGTGCTGTGTGAGCACagagacgccaccgcctcgtgctttttttctcttgctgcAGCGGAGTGTGGAAAGCCTGAGACATTCAGTGCCTTGCAGAACGCAGACTTGCAGCCAAGATTCGT is a genomic window of Leishmania infantum JPCM5 genome chromosome 30 containing:
- the YCF45 gene encoding conserved hypothetical protein, whose translation is MLASPSLMSVNRALRTKVGINTSERLRAAERDEPATSSARPPPSAMDLSYITGKMPDTLAAYQTERAVWSATTFRSAWSKLHKAYASFLETDPARAAELRAKDWQGLALYNAYAETLHLMSLLPATLRTAITQHPSFDYTEVEELFVHLGQDVEVRGSGGWVIQLPPPTTADLQYLVKHIGRFGADGRGCVANTAHRASAWRGRFGEALGVTLRVGRYVPGAARALLPLAQRGSLLILSKAGMGKTTLLRDLAAALAQEPGTPRVTVVDTSNEIGGDGPIPLPYLGRCRRIQVARREDQGRVMMEVIQNHTPEYLIVDEIATEEEAEAAWSISQRGVHLIGTCHGEHLEGLLQNRALNLLVGGAAQAFLSNEERRLRNKTKKTVLERPYSSPFSFLVELHARNRGHLYVDVNKAVDLVLDEQPAQLNAAVGAAVELSALLPSRVEKLLRLQEERKRKLTYVAGTDTNDDEVDEEDDGTATFSSATRGTVYEDGYTLLTDDGKDPESNPSIASSTYAAANHASGRRPHWQAEKQRRHRKTDEELYRELKGFF